In the Candidatus Palauibacter scopulicola genome, one interval contains:
- the bshB1 gene encoding bacillithiol biosynthesis deacetylase BshB1, which produces MTEPPLDLLAVAAHPDDAELTCGGTLARAAEQGYRTGILDLTRGEMASRGTPEMRAEEAARAAAVLGVGVRVNAGLPDARLENSLEARRIVVGHLRDLAPATVILPWPRGRHPDHRVASELARDACFLAGLREYEGGPGRRPEKILYAMAYREDAAKPTFVVPLTEAQFQRKVEAARCYASQFEGATAAGEIFPTGQPLVERIETASRHYGSLIRAPHGEPFRTDETMRVSDVTRLGVRSL; this is translated from the coding sequence ATGACCGAACCACCGCTGGACCTCCTTGCCGTCGCGGCGCATCCCGACGACGCGGAACTCACCTGCGGCGGGACGCTGGCCCGTGCGGCGGAACAGGGGTACCGGACGGGGATCCTCGACCTGACGCGCGGCGAGATGGCCTCGCGCGGGACGCCCGAGATGCGGGCCGAGGAGGCGGCCCGGGCGGCGGCGGTGCTGGGCGTCGGGGTTCGGGTCAATGCCGGGCTCCCGGATGCACGGCTCGAGAACTCGCTGGAGGCCAGACGGATCGTCGTCGGACACCTGCGGGACCTCGCCCCCGCGACCGTGATCCTGCCCTGGCCGCGCGGGCGCCATCCGGACCACCGGGTCGCCTCGGAACTCGCGCGCGACGCCTGTTTTCTCGCGGGACTGCGGGAGTATGAGGGCGGGCCGGGGCGCCGGCCGGAGAAGATCCTCTACGCGATGGCGTACCGGGAGGACGCGGCGAAGCCGACCTTCGTCGTCCCGCTCACGGAAGCGCAGTTCCAGCGCAAGGTCGAGGCGGCGCGGTGCTACGCGTCGCAGTTCGAGGGCGCCACGGCGGCGGGCGAGATCTTCCCCACCGGACAGCCGCTCGTCGAACGCATCGAGACCGCGTCACGGCACTACGGCTCGCTGATCCGGGCGCCGCACGGGGAACCGTTTCGCACCGATGAGACGATGCGCGTGAGCGATGTCACGCGCCTCGGAGTCCGCTCGTTGTAG
- a CDS encoding ABC transporter permease, with protein MLGVTIGVLVVMVMAAAITGINESFEDAMSPNGVETFYVAHWDFTSAGFGGGPLGEEEPDLFRNKPLDPRWARDLGRIPGIASASPFVELTGDFGPGSFEASVGSDRVEILFYGVGADYLEIYSGDIISGRWFTHPEAERRAPVAVIDSTVAADLFGSLDPIGREIRIGEGGRGAMFRVVGVYRVPANLFAGLGSHYVWVPFASADKLLPVWDRAVSIIVRPEPEADLQTALDATHARMRQLRRLEPGEEDDFAVLSQEQLLNLWGQLTNVLFAAMLGLSSIGLMVGGVGVIGIMMISVTERTREIGLRKAMGGRRRDIMWQFLVEAATLTLLGGATGMLVGGAIVWAVNQLTPLPAVVPLWSILAALAASVLTGIGFGLYPASRAAGLDPIDALRYE; from the coding sequence ATCCTCGGCGTCACCATCGGCGTGCTCGTCGTCATGGTAATGGCGGCCGCCATCACCGGCATCAACGAGAGCTTCGAAGACGCGATGTCTCCGAACGGCGTCGAGACGTTCTACGTGGCGCACTGGGACTTCACGTCGGCGGGCTTCGGTGGCGGTCCCCTGGGCGAGGAGGAGCCGGACCTCTTCAGGAACAAGCCGCTCGATCCGCGGTGGGCCAGGGACCTCGGGCGCATCCCGGGCATCGCGAGCGCATCGCCGTTCGTCGAACTGACCGGCGATTTCGGTCCGGGGTCCTTCGAGGCGAGCGTCGGGTCGGATCGGGTCGAGATCCTGTTCTACGGCGTGGGTGCCGACTACCTCGAGATCTATAGCGGCGACATCATCTCGGGGCGTTGGTTCACGCACCCCGAGGCCGAGCGGCGGGCGCCCGTCGCCGTAATCGACTCCACCGTGGCGGCCGACCTGTTCGGGTCGCTCGATCCGATCGGCCGCGAGATCCGGATCGGCGAGGGCGGCCGCGGAGCCATGTTCCGCGTGGTCGGCGTGTACCGCGTCCCAGCCAACCTGTTCGCCGGCCTGGGGTCGCACTACGTGTGGGTGCCGTTCGCGAGCGCGGACAAGCTGCTGCCCGTCTGGGATCGGGCCGTCAGCATCATCGTGCGGCCCGAGCCCGAAGCGGACCTTCAGACGGCGCTCGATGCGACGCACGCGCGGATGCGGCAACTCCGTCGCCTGGAGCCGGGCGAGGAGGACGACTTCGCGGTGCTGAGCCAGGAACAGCTGCTGAATCTCTGGGGCCAACTGACCAACGTCCTGTTTGCGGCGATGCTCGGGCTGTCGAGCATCGGGCTCATGGTGGGGGGCGTCGGCGTGATCGGGATCATGATGATCTCCGTGACGGAGAGGACCCGGGAGATCGGGCTGCGGAAGGCGATGGGCGGGCGACGCCGGGACATCATGTGGCAGTTCCTGGTCGAGGCGGCCACGCTCACGCTGCTCGGCGGTGCGACCGGCATGCTGGTAGGCGGGGCGATCGTGTGGGCCGTGAACCAGTTGACGCCGCTGCCGGCGGTCGTGCCGCTGTGGTCGATCCTGGCCGCCCTTGCGGCGTCGGTGCTCACGGGGATCGGTTTCGGGCTCTACCCGGCCTCGCGGGCCGCGGGGTTGGACCCCATCGACGCGCTGCGCTACGAGTAG